In a genomic window of Methanocorpusculum vombati:
- a CDS encoding ATPase translates to MKTEVLKSIKETEAQCKSTITAAQTEREQILANARLEADNLIAKATTVAEDYKKQRLSDARNVAAAKHAAIVEQGKTDADATIAQGSKKLPQAASLFVERFKEKLHVSA, encoded by the coding sequence ATGAAAACTGAGGTTCTCAAAAGCATCAAAGAAACCGAAGCCCAATGTAAATCCACGATCACTGCAGCCCAGACCGAACGTGAGCAGATTCTTGCAAACGCCCGGCTCGAAGCTGACAACCTGATTGCCAAGGCAACAACCGTTGCCGAGGATTACAAAAAGCAGCGTCTTTCAGATGCACGAAATGTTGCAGCAGCAAAACATGCCGCAATCGTGGAACAAGGCAAAACAGACGCCGACGCCACCATTGCACAGGGAAGCAAAAAACTCCCCCAGGCAGCATCGCTGTTTGTAGAACGGTTTAAGGAGAAACTGCATGTTTCAGCCTAA